The genomic region TTAACGCTGCTGATGCTCCTATGATAGAAATAATATCGGGATTAATTTGTGGATTAACTGATACTACCGTTGCAATTATTTGAATTTCATTGAAAAAATTTTTAGGGAATAAAGGACGAATAGGTCTATCTATTAATCGAGCTATTAAAATTTCATTTTCACTAGGACGTCCTTCTCTTCTGAAAAAACCACCAGGTATACGTCCTGCAGCATATGTACGTTCTTGATAATTCACAGTAAGTGGAAAAAATTTTTGACCTAAATTTGTTTTTTTATATCCAACAACAGTGACAAAGACTGCAGTATCATCCATACTCGCCATAACAGCAGCTGTAGCTTGTCTAGCCATGATACCAGTTTCCAAGGTAATAGTGTATTGACCATATTGAAATTTACGTACAATTGGGTTTAGCAAAATAATATCCTTAACATAAAACTAATTTTTTAAATTATTTAAAAATATATTTTAAACATTTTAATATAACAAATATATGTATATAATTAATGATAAAATTTAAATGAAAATTGTAAAAAAAGGGCCAATACAGCCCTTTGTAGAAATCTTTATTTGTTTAAAAATAAAATTTTTCATTTCATAACTTTTTATAAAATTTATTAGCGTCTTAATTTTAAATTTTCAATTAAAACAGTATAATTAGATATATCGTTTTTTTTTAAATAATTTAATAATTTTCGACGTTTAGATACCATGTTTAAAAGACCTCTACGACTACAGTGATCTTTTTTATGTTGAGAAAAATGGGTTTGAAGATGATTAATTTGATTTGTTAACAATGCAATTTGAACTTCTGTTTTTCCACTGTTTCTTTCTGATTTTCCATATTTTAAAATTGTTTTTTGTGTATTCATTTTAGATAAAGCCATATAATACTCCATATATTTAGAGCTATATTAAATTAAGTATTCCATTCAATTAATTTTTTTGAAGATAATAACATGCAGATCTTCGATTTAAAAGTGAATAACTTAATAAGAAAAAGTAGAAATTAATCTATATGGAATTAATAATTCTTCTATGTTAATTTTTCCTAATCCAATAAATTTTTGATCTTCCTCAAAAACTCGTACTAAACTGTTTTTAATGTGAGAACGTAAATTAATGATTTTTCCTAACTTAAAATTATATGATTTCTTAACAGAAAGATATATTTTTGGTAAAAAAGAAACAGGACTATCTATAGGCATTAATAAATTATCTATTTCTTTAAAAAATGTATTATGTCTAATATTTTCTGGTTTTAATAGTTTATGTAAA from Buchnera aphidicola (Diuraphis noxia) harbors:
- the rpsO gene encoding 30S ribosomal protein S15; translated protein: MALSKMNTQKTILKYGKSERNSGKTEVQIALLTNQINHLQTHFSQHKKDHCSRRGLLNMVSKRRKLLNYLKKNDISNYTVLIENLKLRR